One genomic window of Thermorudis peleae includes the following:
- the cas4 gene encoding CRISPR-associated protein Cas4, giving the protein MGPEPVPVTGTLIWYVAVCPRQTWLMGHNIEPFRDHELLALGRLLAETSYPRERKELELPGMKVDVLRRRPIDADEDEALVIGEVKRSPRAQHAQRLQLGYYLLRLRDAGLHVRGELRYPEQRRVEQVELTPELEAAVRQAIQRVEELLQLPQPPPPVRIPACTNCAYYEFCWVSEAEPTTERVPRNRGRKRGSSS; this is encoded by the coding sequence GTGGGACCTGAACCAGTTCCTGTGACCGGCACACTCATTTGGTATGTGGCTGTTTGTCCACGCCAGACCTGGCTCATGGGGCACAATATCGAACCATTCCGTGACCACGAGCTTCTGGCACTCGGGCGGTTGCTGGCTGAAACTTCCTATCCGCGCGAGCGTAAGGAACTCGAGTTGCCCGGCATGAAGGTCGATGTTCTGCGTCGTCGCCCCATTGATGCTGATGAGGATGAAGCCCTTGTGATCGGTGAGGTCAAGCGCTCGCCACGTGCTCAACATGCTCAGCGGCTCCAGCTCGGCTATTACCTCCTTCGGCTCCGTGACGCTGGTCTGCATGTCCGCGGCGAGCTCCGCTATCCTGAGCAGCGGCGCGTTGAACAGGTTGAGCTGACCCCCGAACTGGAAGCGGCAGTCCGTCAGGCGATTCAGCGTGTCGAGGAACTTCTCCAGCTACCACAGCCACCACCGCCAGTGCGTATCCCAGCTTGTACGAACTGCGCCTACTACGAGTTCTGCTGGGTTTCCGAAGCGGAGCCAACGACCGAGCGCGTGCCACGCAACCGCGGCCGGAAGCGAGGATCCAGCTCATGA
- the cas1b gene encoding type I-B CRISPR-associated endonuclease Cas1b: MKPIYIFSSGRLARHQNTIVLETEEGKRFLPVEQVSELYIFGEVDLNKRFLEFVAREGILLHFFNRYGYYTGTFYPREYLASGALILRQVEHYLDQERRLVLARAFVHGSLRNIRTILLYYRRRGVTVQHALECIDQSLADLNHALSPAALMALEGQAREAYYATWPSIIEAEFPFGPRTRRPPRDETNALISFGNSLLYTAVLAQIYQTHLDPRIGYLHETNFRRHTLNLDVAEIFKPVLVDRLIFRLVNRGQLQRRHFVTGAEGVFLDDEGRKLVVETWEQTLQETYRHPALNRSVSYRTTLRLELYKLEKHLLEEQSYIPFALRS, from the coding sequence ATGAAGCCGATTTACATCTTCTCGTCCGGCCGTTTGGCTCGTCACCAGAACACCATTGTGCTCGAAACCGAAGAGGGAAAGCGTTTTCTCCCGGTCGAGCAGGTAAGCGAGCTCTACATTTTCGGTGAAGTCGATCTCAACAAGCGCTTCCTCGAGTTCGTGGCGCGCGAAGGAATCCTCCTGCACTTCTTCAACCGATATGGCTACTATACGGGTACCTTCTATCCGCGCGAGTACTTGGCAAGCGGTGCGCTCATTCTCCGCCAGGTGGAGCATTACCTTGATCAGGAGCGGCGTCTCGTCCTGGCACGCGCCTTCGTCCACGGTTCGCTCCGTAATATCCGAACGATCCTCCTTTACTACCGCCGACGCGGCGTCACGGTGCAGCATGCGCTCGAGTGTATTGACCAATCGTTGGCTGATCTCAATCATGCACTATCGCCGGCCGCGCTTATGGCCCTCGAAGGGCAAGCACGCGAAGCCTACTACGCGACCTGGCCAAGCATCATCGAGGCCGAATTTCCCTTCGGACCACGCACGAGACGCCCGCCGCGCGACGAGACCAATGCACTCATCTCGTTTGGTAATTCGCTCCTCTACACCGCTGTTCTGGCCCAGATCTACCAGACGCATCTTGACCCGCGCATTGGTTATCTCCACGAGACGAACTTCCGGCGTCATACGCTCAACCTCGATGTCGCCGAGATCTTCAAGCCAGTTCTGGTCGACCGGCTGATCTTCCGTCTGGTCAACCGCGGGCAACTCCAACGCCGCCACTTCGTCACCGGTGCTGAAGGCGTCTTCCTCGATGATGAAGGGCGCAAGCTTGTCGTCGAGACCTGGGAACAGACGCTGCAGGAGACGTATCGTCATCCAGCACTCAATCGCTCTGTCTCCTATCGCACAACCCTCCGGCTCGAACTCTACAAGTTAGAAAAGCACCTGCTCGAGGAGCAATCCTACATTCCCTTCGCACTCCGCAGCTAA
- a CDS encoding ABC transporter ATP-binding protein, translated as MPLVEVDNLRKSFNGTTAVAGVSFSVHEGEVFGLLGPNGAGKTTTVRMLTTLLEPTSGTVRIAGVEAHRHRLLVRQLIGYVPQALSADAQLSGYENLLIIAKLLGMPKAERTQRIAEVLRIMDLEDAADRLVRTYSGGMVRRLEIGQAILHRPQLLFLDEPTVGLDPVARHTVWNALTTLRRETGLTLLVTTHYMEEAEEYCDRVAIMHQGQIAAIGTPAELKALIGKPDGTLEDVFVALTSASLESGGDFREVRQLRRRVQRFR; from the coding sequence ATGCCGCTGGTCGAAGTTGACAATCTCCGTAAGTCCTTCAACGGTACGACCGCTGTTGCCGGCGTCTCCTTTTCTGTTCATGAAGGCGAAGTCTTCGGCTTGCTCGGGCCAAATGGTGCCGGCAAGACGACGACAGTGCGTATGCTGACAACGTTATTAGAACCGACAAGTGGTACGGTGCGAATCGCTGGAGTTGAAGCTCACCGACACCGGCTTCTTGTCCGACAACTCATCGGGTATGTTCCCCAAGCGCTGTCGGCAGATGCACAGTTAAGTGGGTATGAGAACCTCTTGATCATCGCGAAACTCCTCGGGATGCCCAAAGCTGAACGCACGCAGCGGATCGCCGAGGTCCTGCGCATCATGGATCTCGAGGATGCTGCCGACCGTCTCGTCCGCACCTATTCTGGTGGGATGGTCCGCCGCCTGGAAATTGGCCAAGCTATTCTTCATCGGCCTCAGCTCCTCTTTCTCGACGAACCAACAGTTGGTCTTGATCCAGTAGCACGCCATACCGTCTGGAATGCGCTGACCACGCTGCGACGCGAAACCGGGCTCACGCTGCTCGTCACGACACACTACATGGAAGAAGCAGAAGAATATTGCGATCGGGTCGCCATCATGCACCAGGGGCAAATTGCCGCAATTGGCACCCCTGCAGAGCTGAAAGCGCTGATCGGTAAGCCAGACGGGACGCTCGAAGACGTGTTTGTGGCATTAACCAGCGCCAGTCTTGAATCAGGAGGGGATTTCCGTGAAGTCCGCCAGCTCCGCCGTCGCGTCCAGCGTTTCCGTTAG
- a CDS encoding ABC transporter permease: MKSASSAVASSVSVSTQLHDPSPLEVARLYLRGALVLGEIELRRLRHDPTELFTRAVQPVLWLVIFGQAMARVRAIPTGQIDYLTFITPGILAQSAMFIAIFYGLAVIWERDQGILQKLLTMPVPHTSVVTGKGFGAGVRALCQAIVVMALALLLGVHIRWGIINVVGSLLAVVVGAGLFATISLLAAVLLKTRERFMGFGQVITMPLFFASNAIYPVSIMPTWLHVLTRVNPLSYLVDLLRGYLIGTHTWPLTLDWVVLFGCLIVTQVLAGQLFDQLMS, translated from the coding sequence GTGAAGTCCGCCAGCTCCGCCGTCGCGTCCAGCGTTTCCGTTAGCACGCAACTCCATGATCCATCACCACTCGAGGTTGCCCGGCTCTATCTCCGAGGTGCACTCGTCCTTGGTGAGATCGAACTTCGTCGCCTCCGTCATGACCCAACAGAACTCTTCACCAGAGCCGTCCAGCCAGTCCTTTGGCTTGTCATCTTCGGGCAGGCAATGGCGCGTGTTCGCGCTATTCCAACTGGTCAAATTGACTATCTGACCTTCATCACACCAGGAATTCTTGCCCAATCAGCGATGTTCATCGCAATCTTCTACGGCCTGGCCGTCATTTGGGAGCGTGATCAAGGGATCTTACAGAAGCTTCTGACGATGCCCGTGCCACATACGAGTGTGGTTACAGGCAAGGGTTTTGGGGCTGGTGTCCGCGCACTCTGCCAGGCCATCGTCGTGATGGCACTCGCGCTTCTTCTCGGCGTGCATATACGTTGGGGCATTATCAACGTCGTGGGAAGTTTGCTGGCGGTCGTCGTTGGCGCGGGTTTGTTTGCAACAATCTCGCTGCTGGCTGCCGTCCTGCTGAAGACGCGCGAGCGTTTCATGGGATTCGGTCAAGTTATTACGATGCCGCTCTTCTTTGCAAGCAATGCCATCTATCCGGTAAGCATTATGCCCACCTGGCTGCATGTGCTGACCCGCGTGAACCCCCTTAGCTATTTAGTTGATCTGCTTCGCGGGTATTTAATTGGCACGCATACGTGGCCGCTCACGCTTGATTGGGTCGTGTTATTCGGCTGCCTCATCGTTACTCAAGTGCTCGCTGGGCAACTGTTCGATCAGCTAATGAGCTAA
- a CDS encoding AIR synthase family protein: MELPTLGKISPEIFQHVILPALGAQRSEVVVPPQHGVDVGIVDLGNGQVMAVTTDPVFIVPAYGWERAAWFAVHILASDAATSGLRPAYLAIDLNLPVDITAEQLEILWTAMHRTCADLGIAVVAGHTARYEGCNYPMVGGATVIAVGPANRYVTPAMAQVGDRVIVTKGAAIEAAGLFAVTFPDRLAAAYGQEFAEQAQALFWQMSVVADAMTAVSVGVRDDGVTAMHDATECGVLGGLVEIAEASKVGLRVVRDQIIVREDVAKICQLFAVDPYSAISEGTLILTVRPHKVDAVLEALAQHNIAASVVGEIMPPDYGVRIVVDGQERPLEHPRVDPFWAAFGRALAEAEQGK; this comes from the coding sequence ATGGAGCTACCAACGCTTGGCAAAATCTCGCCCGAGATCTTTCAGCACGTGATTTTGCCAGCGCTCGGCGCGCAGCGTTCTGAGGTCGTTGTGCCGCCGCAGCATGGGGTCGATGTGGGCATCGTTGATCTCGGGAACGGTCAGGTGATGGCGGTGACAACGGACCCGGTATTCATCGTCCCAGCTTACGGATGGGAGCGCGCAGCCTGGTTTGCCGTGCATATTCTGGCGTCTGATGCGGCAACGAGTGGCTTGCGGCCAGCGTATCTTGCCATTGACTTAAACCTCCCGGTCGACATCACCGCTGAGCAACTGGAGATCCTTTGGACAGCGATGCACCGGACCTGTGCTGACCTGGGGATTGCCGTTGTTGCTGGCCATACTGCACGGTATGAAGGTTGCAACTATCCAATGGTTGGTGGGGCAACTGTCATCGCTGTTGGCCCGGCAAACCGCTATGTGACGCCAGCAATGGCCCAGGTTGGAGATCGTGTGATTGTGACGAAAGGTGCGGCAATTGAAGCGGCAGGACTGTTTGCTGTCACATTCCCGGATCGTCTTGCTGCGGCCTATGGTCAAGAGTTCGCCGAACAAGCGCAGGCACTCTTCTGGCAGATGAGCGTGGTTGCTGATGCCATGACGGCGGTCAGTGTTGGTGTGCGTGATGATGGCGTCACCGCGATGCATGATGCAACCGAATGTGGTGTACTTGGCGGCCTCGTCGAGATTGCTGAGGCCTCGAAGGTTGGCCTGCGGGTAGTGCGGGATCAGATCATTGTCCGAGAGGATGTTGCCAAGATCTGCCAGTTGTTTGCTGTTGATCCGTACAGTGCAATCAGTGAGGGGACGCTTATTCTCACCGTACGGCCACACAAAGTTGATGCCGTGCTTGAGGCACTCGCCCAGCACAACATCGCCGCGAGTGTTGTTGGGGAGATCATGCCGCCGGACTATGGAGTGCGCATCGTCGTTGATGGCCAGGAGCGTCCTCTGGAGCATCCCCGTGTGGATCCCTTCTGGGCAGCATTTGGCCGCGCGCTAGCGGAGGCGGAGCAGGGCAAGTAG